A genomic window from Sulfurimonas hongkongensis includes:
- a CDS encoding efflux RND transporter permease subunit: MSERLISFALSQRFLVLLVAFGVLFFGASSMLKLPVDAYPDIAPTQVKIILKSSGMTPAEMESRVMIPVEQNLQSIPNQTIVRALAKYGLCDITIDFEEGVDIYWARQQVAQRLSEVKDILPQNITGGLAPITTPLGEVLMFTIESQTLDLMQKRTLLDWVISKRIRSIDGVAGINALGGYVKTYEIVPDFAKMKLHKITMQMLESAVRKNNKNEGVGRLSIGEQSLFIRTEGRLKNLGNISRLIIKNEDARDVRISDIAEVRIGSLTRGGFVTKDGKEEAVQGLILSRKGADASGVLKRVNAELKKIEKDLPKDTTLNIFYDRSDLVSKAIYTVTKALLEAMALIIIILYIFLGSFASAFSVAIILPFAAMMTFIAMSYFGISANLMSLGGLAIAIGMLVDAGVVMVENIAEHLQDEKYKDESKLNVVLASAKEVATPVFTGILIIIIVFLPLLTLEGLEGKLFVPVALSIVFALTSSLILALTFIPVISFYVLKKASQKQVALMTFLENRYEKILRFSLFHQKSVFVGVGVLWIVAVMAYVGVGKTFMPTLDEGNIIIGIEKNPSISLEASRDIDLKIQKALMRDVPEILSIVARGGSDEIGLDSMGLNDTDTFLVLKPKEEWRVPSNEWLLDEFRGVLDEFVGIEYSFTQPIAMRVSEMLSGSRGDIVVNIYGSDIDMLEEMAKKVAKITESIEGSSDVYKKANEGVAYWELEFKEEAMARHGVNKDELSNYLKASVDGIEVGIIQEDLRRIPLMIKGDKTLQTTMSENKNLKYVLPSGESVEINELVEFKMTQGPVQINHENTMRKSLVQTNVVGRDLVGFVDELSSLVEAKLELPQGYFIEYAGEYKNQQRASKRLSIIVPISIVLVFILLVVTFKSALQAFLIFLNIPFALIGGVFGLYYTGEYMSVPASVGFIALMGIAVLNGVVMLEYFNKLRGSVGDSEELVIQGALRRLRPVLMTASIAALALIPMLFATGPGSEIQKPLAIVIINGLVSSTFLTLVLLPILYHKFVAKKG, translated from the coding sequence ATGAGTGAAAGACTCATTAGTTTTGCACTTTCGCAGAGGTTTTTAGTTCTATTAGTAGCTTTTGGAGTTTTGTTTTTTGGTGCATCTTCAATGTTAAAACTACCAGTTGATGCATATCCTGATATAGCACCAACTCAGGTAAAAATCATACTAAAATCTTCAGGAATGACACCAGCAGAGATGGAATCTCGTGTGATGATTCCAGTAGAGCAAAATCTACAAAGCATACCAAACCAGACGATAGTTCGTGCACTTGCAAAGTATGGACTTTGTGATATAACTATTGACTTTGAGGAGGGAGTCGATATTTACTGGGCTAGGCAACAAGTGGCACAAAGGCTTAGTGAAGTAAAAGATATACTTCCTCAAAATATCACAGGTGGATTAGCTCCAATTACTACACCACTTGGTGAAGTTTTGATGTTTACTATAGAGTCCCAGACGCTAGACCTTATGCAAAAGAGAACACTTCTTGACTGGGTTATAAGCAAAAGAATCCGTTCTATTGATGGTGTTGCAGGTATCAATGCTTTGGGCGGATATGTCAAAACTTATGAGATAGTTCCTGATTTTGCTAAGATGAAACTTCATAAAATTACAATGCAAATGCTCGAGAGTGCAGTTAGAAAAAATAATAAAAATGAGGGAGTTGGAAGACTCTCTATAGGCGAGCAGAGCCTTTTTATAAGAACAGAGGGGAGACTCAAAAATCTTGGGAATATCTCAAGACTCATTATAAAGAATGAAGATGCAAGAGATGTAAGAATCTCTGATATTGCCGAGGTAAGGATTGGTTCACTTACAAGAGGTGGCTTTGTAACAAAAGATGGTAAAGAGGAAGCTGTTCAAGGCTTGATTCTCTCAAGAAAAGGAGCTGATGCTTCAGGAGTTTTAAAAAGAGTAAATGCAGAACTTAAAAAGATAGAAAAAGACTTGCCAAAGGACACAACTTTAAATATCTTTTATGATCGTTCAGACTTGGTCTCAAAAGCTATATATACAGTTACAAAAGCACTACTAGAAGCTATGGCACTTATCATAATAATCTTGTATATCTTCTTGGGAAGCTTTGCCTCCGCTTTTAGTGTTGCCATTATCCTTCCATTTGCCGCTATGATGACTTTTATAGCTATGAGTTACTTTGGTATTAGTGCAAATCTTATGAGTCTTGGAGGGCTTGCTATTGCTATTGGGATGCTAGTAGATGCTGGGGTTGTGATGGTTGAAAACATCGCAGAGCATCTTCAAGATGAGAAGTACAAAGATGAGTCAAAACTAAACGTGGTTTTAGCTTCTGCAAAAGAGGTTGCGACACCAGTTTTTACGGGAATTTTAATCATCATCATAGTTTTCTTACCTCTTTTAACATTAGAAGGCTTAGAGGGAAAACTCTTTGTTCCTGTGGCTCTTAGCATTGTTTTTGCACTAACTTCTTCACTTATACTTGCACTTACTTTTATCCCTGTAATAAGCTTTTATGTGCTAAAAAAAGCTTCCCAGAAACAAGTAGCTTTGATGACTTTTTTAGAAAACAGATATGAGAAAATCTTAAGATTTTCTCTCTTTCATCAAAAGAGTGTATTTGTTGGAGTTGGAGTTTTATGGATAGTTGCAGTTATGGCTTATGTAGGAGTTGGAAAGACATTTATGCCAACACTAGATGAGGGGAATATAATAATCGGTATCGAGAAAAATCCATCTATCTCACTTGAGGCTAGTCGTGATATTGACTTAAAAATCCAAAAAGCTCTTATGCGAGATGTACCAGAAATTCTCTCTATTGTAGCTCGTGGTGGAAGTGATGAGATAGGACTTGACTCTATGGGCTTAAACGATACAGACACATTTTTAGTCTTAAAACCAAAAGAGGAGTGGAGAGTGCCATCAAATGAGTGGCTGCTTGATGAGTTTAGAGGAGTGCTAGATGAATTTGTGGGTATCGAGTACAGTTTTACGCAACCCATAGCAATGCGAGTATCTGAGATGCTAAGTGGTTCTCGTGGGGATATAGTTGTAAATATCTATGGCTCAGATATAGATATGCTCGAAGAGATGGCAAAAAAAGTAGCCAAGATAACAGAGTCAATAGAGGGTAGTAGTGATGTTTACAAGAAAGCAAATGAGGGAGTTGCTTACTGGGAGCTAGAGTTTAAAGAGGAGGCCATGGCAAGACATGGAGTAAACAAAGATGAACTCTCAAACTATTTAAAGGCTAGTGTTGATGGGATTGAAGTAGGGATAATTCAAGAAGATTTAAGACGCATTCCTTTGATGATAAAAGGAGATAAAACTCTTCAAACTACTATGAGTGAAAATAAAAACCTGAAATATGTGCTTCCTAGTGGGGAGAGTGTTGAGATAAACGAGCTAGTAGAGTTTAAAATGACACAAGGTCCAGTGCAGATTAATCATGAAAACACTATGAGAAAGTCTCTTGTGCAAACAAATGTAGTAGGACGAGACTTAGTTGGTTTTGTGGATGAACTTAGCTCTTTAGTAGAGGCAAAACTTGAGCTTCCACAGGGCTATTTTATAGAGTACGCAGGTGAATATAAAAACCAACAAAGGGCATCCAAAAGACTCTCTATCATAGTGCCTATTAGTATTGTTCTTGTTTTTATTTTGCTTGTTGTAACATTTAAATCAGCCCTGCAAGCATTTTTAATATTCTTAAATATACCTTTTGCTCTTATTGGTGGAGTTTTTGGACTCTACTATACGGGTGAATATATGAGTGTGCCAGCTAGTGTTGGTTTTATCGCACTTATGGGTATTGCAGTGTTAAATGGAGTTGTGATGCTGGAGTATTTTAACAAACTAAGAGGAAGTGTAGGAGATTCAGAGGAGTTAGTTATTCAAGGAGCTCTTAGAAGACTTAGACCAGTTTTGATGACAGCTTCTATTGCAGCTCTAGCTCTTATACCAATGCTCTTTGCAACAGGTCCAGGTTCAGAGATACAAAAGCCTTTAGCTATAGTTATTATAAACGGTTTAGTCTCATCAACCTTTTTAACGCTAGTTCTTTTACCGATTTTGTATCATAAGTTTGTAGCGAAAAAAGGGTAG
- a CDS encoding FeoA family protein, protein MKTLKDCQKSQKVRVVKLHAPKELKQRLISFGIMKDTILQVMEYAPAKSTIKIKIGKMSLALRAKEAEFIEVELI, encoded by the coding sequence ATGAAAACATTAAAAGATTGTCAAAAAAGTCAAAAGGTAAGAGTTGTAAAACTTCACGCTCCAAAAGAGCTTAAACAGAGGCTTATCTCTTTTGGCATCATGAAAGATACGATTTTACAAGTCATGGAATATGCACCTGCAAAATCTACCATAAAGATTAAAATTGGCAAGATGAGTTTAGCCTTAAGAGCTAAAGAAGCCGAATTTATAGAAGTGGAGTTAATATGA
- a CDS encoding CDP-alcohol phosphatidyltransferase family protein produces the protein MKFLYNPRSHFNLANLFTFVNITAGLLATYFITQNNFVLAIILAWIGGAFDIFDGKIARKFKLSNEFGVQLDSFADFLTFVLVPVFLLFQAVYATSLSSISLLFASAVSIYYVISGLRRLVHFNLNTDAGEVDKYFTGVPTPLGAILLWLAYLTHAYDILPAIVVVVLMVIVGWSLNSTIKVRHP, from the coding sequence ATGAAATTTTTGTACAATCCTCGTTCTCACTTCAACCTTGCAAATCTTTTTACCTTTGTAAATATTACTGCTGGTCTTCTTGCTACTTACTTTATCACTCAAAACAACTTTGTTTTAGCCATCATCTTAGCATGGATTGGCGGTGCTTTTGATATCTTTGATGGCAAGATTGCTAGAAAGTTTAAACTCTCAAATGAGTTTGGGGTTCAACTTGACAGTTTTGCAGACTTTTTAACTTTTGTGCTTGTTCCAGTGTTCTTATTATTTCAAGCTGTATATGCGACTTCGCTCTCAAGTATATCACTTCTCTTTGCCTCAGCTGTAAGCATCTACTATGTTATTAGCGGACTTAGAAGACTTGTTCATTTTAACTTAAATACAGATGCAGGCGAAGTAGATAAGTATTTTACAGGCGTACCAACTCCACTAGGAGCGATTTTACTATGGCTAGCCTATCTAACTCACGCCTATGATATCTTACCAGCTATAGTTGTGGTAGTTCTTATGGTTATTGTAGGTTGGAGCCTAAACTCTACTATAAAAGTTAGACATCCGTAA
- a CDS encoding response regulator transcription factor has protein sequence MKNMLKNFTILYVEDDEMVRAGAVEYLSRVAKEVLEAKDGKDAIKVWKRHKPDIIISDISMPRLNGIDMASYIRSHDKDVQIIIATAHSDTEYLLKAVELQLVKYIIKPITKEKLIEALEKSIELIEDKSKFSLALSKNTKYNAFEKVIYEDDKEIKLTKNETLFLDLLAHHHTRVVKYEEIESAIWPYDGMSQDAVRSLVRGLRKKVPHNSIENVSGSGYKLHIYNK, from the coding sequence ATGAAAAATATGCTAAAAAACTTCACTATTTTATATGTAGAAGATGATGAAATGGTAAGAGCTGGTGCGGTAGAATATCTTAGTCGCGTTGCAAAAGAGGTTTTAGAAGCAAAAGATGGCAAAGATGCTATCAAGGTTTGGAAGAGACATAAGCCCGATATCATCATCTCTGACATAAGTATGCCGCGCTTAAATGGCATCGATATGGCAAGCTACATAAGGTCTCATGATAAAGATGTTCAAATCATTATAGCAACTGCTCACTCAGACACAGAGTACTTACTAAAAGCAGTAGAACTTCAACTTGTTAAGTACATCATAAAACCCATAACAAAAGAAAAACTCATAGAAGCACTAGAGAAGTCCATAGAACTCATAGAAGATAAAAGTAAATTTAGCCTAGCACTCTCAAAAAATACAAAATACAACGCCTTTGAAAAAGTAATCTATGAAGATGACAAAGAGATAAAACTAACAAAAAATGAAACCCTGTTTTTAGATCTATTAGCACATCATCACACAAGAGTAGTAAAGTATGAAGAGATAGAGAGTGCCATTTGGCCATACGATGGTATGAGTCAAGATGCCGTCCGTTCCCTTGTAAGAGGTCTAAGAAAAAAAGTGCCTCACAACTCTATAGAAAACGTCTCAGGAAGTGGTTATAAACTTCACATCTATAACAAATGA
- a CDS encoding ArsS family sensor histidine kinase: MRKHAVLITVLFALTVTLFSVSAVFWEFYKLNKNQYIEHIFTKHEIITQIYREHLQKKTSQIMLEANLAVYKFVIEKDKHEQKAILKKAKTLKQKNLQRVDEAVMLNKKGIFTQKIVRDVRISMLELNKTIYFYIEGPIGSVLIEDEGLKPFTYYSIAYSYLTIILIISISFVLILQRLKPLIRLRRKIALFGNGDMNISFKTSGSDEIALVSNELEYTREKINTLLEARTLFLRNIMHELKTPIAKGTIATQMLGTQKERDRFSSIFGRLESLVEDFALIEEVTSISDKSNFNEYRLVDIIDGAIDMAMVDRKCVTVDVDAGVKLRANYRLYTTAIKNMIDNGIKYSTDSHVKIVMKNDELCFESRGECIAHPLQYYIEPFTKDNPAKNSFGLGLYLVDSILKVHDRVLAHEYENGVNRFIFA; encoded by the coding sequence TTGCGTAAACACGCCGTTTTAATAACTGTACTCTTTGCATTAACTGTTACGCTCTTTAGCGTTAGCGCAGTTTTTTGGGAGTTTTATAAGTTAAATAAAAATCAATATATAGAACATATTTTTACAAAACATGAAATAATCACTCAAATATATCGTGAGCATCTTCAAAAAAAGACTTCACAAATCATGCTTGAAGCAAACTTGGCAGTCTATAAATTTGTTATAGAAAAAGATAAGCATGAGCAAAAAGCAATTTTAAAAAAAGCAAAAACTCTAAAACAAAAAAATTTACAAAGAGTTGATGAAGCTGTTATGCTCAACAAAAAGGGCATTTTTACTCAGAAAATTGTTCGTGATGTTAGAATATCTATGCTTGAGCTAAATAAAACCATATACTTTTATATAGAAGGACCAATAGGTTCTGTACTTATTGAGGATGAGGGCTTAAAACCATTTACGTACTACTCTATTGCCTACTCTTACTTAACAATCATTTTGATAATCTCTATCTCTTTTGTTTTGATACTTCAAAGATTAAAGCCACTTATCCGTCTTAGAAGAAAGATAGCACTTTTTGGAAATGGAGATATGAACATATCTTTTAAAACCTCAGGAAGTGATGAGATAGCACTTGTTTCTAATGAGTTAGAGTACACAAGAGAGAAGATAAACACACTTCTAGAAGCAAGGACTCTTTTTTTAAGAAATATTATGCATGAGTTAAAGACACCCATAGCTAAAGGAACTATAGCTACTCAGATGCTTGGTACTCAAAAAGAGAGAGATAGGTTTAGCTCTATTTTTGGAAGACTAGAGTCTTTGGTTGAGGATTTTGCACTTATAGAAGAGGTAACTAGTATCAGCGACAAGAGCAATTTTAATGAGTATAGGCTTGTAGACATTATAGATGGTGCAATAGATATGGCTATGGTGGATAGAAAATGTGTAACTGTAGATGTAGATGCAGGAGTTAAGTTGCGAGCAAACTATAGACTCTACACTACAGCCATAAAAAATATGATAGATAATGGGATAAAATATTCAACAGATTCGCATGTAAAAATAGTTATGAAAAATGATGAGTTGTGTTTTGAGAGTAGGGGTGAGTGTATTGCACATCCACTTCAATACTACATAGAACCTTTTACGAAAGACAATCCAGCTAAAAATAGTTTTGGCTTAGGTCTCTACCTTGTCGACTCAATACTTAAAGTTCATGATAGAGTTTTAGCACACGAGTATGAAAATGGTGTTAACCGTTTTATATTTGCATAA
- a CDS encoding response regulator transcription factor, with product MKKILMIEDDLELAEILTEYLEQFDFEVITEDDPFKAVSILKLEKYDLVILDLTLPGMDGLEVCEAIRERQDIPIIISSARSDVTDKVKALELGADDYLPKPYDPRELEARIHSVLRRYAAKSEAKEESKSDFRCDMSSMMITYKGRNIDLTNAEFGILAYMIAKQGLVVSREDLIHNVNAINEDSSNKSIDVMVGRIRNKLGDKTLIESVRGVGYKLLK from the coding sequence ATGAAAAAAATATTAATGATTGAAGATGACTTGGAATTAGCGGAGATATTGACTGAATATCTTGAGCAGTTTGATTTTGAGGTTATTACAGAAGATGATCCATTTAAAGCGGTGAGCATACTAAAGTTAGAGAAGTATGACTTAGTTATACTAGATCTTACTCTTCCTGGTATGGATGGACTTGAGGTTTGTGAAGCGATTCGTGAGAGGCAAGATATCCCAATTATCATCTCATCAGCTAGAAGTGATGTGACAGATAAAGTAAAAGCACTAGAACTCGGTGCGGATGACTACTTGCCAAAACCTTATGATCCAAGAGAACTTGAAGCTAGAATCCACTCAGTTTTAAGAAGATATGCTGCAAAATCAGAAGCAAAAGAGGAATCAAAGAGCGACTTTAGATGCGATATGTCTTCTATGATGATAACTTATAAAGGTAGAAATATAGACCTTACAAACGCAGAGTTTGGAATCCTTGCATATATGATAGCAAAACAAGGGCTTGTGGTATCAAGAGAAGACCTTATTCACAATGTAAATGCAATAAACGAAGACTCATCAAACAAAAGTATAGATGTGATGGTTGGCAGAATCAGAAATAAACTAGGCGATAAAACTCTTATAGAATCAGTTCGTGGAGTTGGATATAAGCTTTTAAAATAA
- the feoB gene encoding ferrous iron transport protein B, with amino-acid sequence MNDTQDKACPVIAKHIKVALVGQPNVGKSMLINSVSNAHLHVGNFSGVTVDKTEVLFDYKGYHFTVVDLPGTYAFTDYSIEERVTHKYLSSGGYDLIINVVDSTNLEKNLQLTSELMSMNKDIVIALNMSDEAKKEGIEIDAEYMSELLGIPCVKVSAVTKEGIVELLDAVVEVGSKERQESKLIFSEAVEEEIVKIVEYLQKHKYEAPNSYRNIAINLLKNNKKTYERLHDEPIWTELQPILIEATKHIELHHDSDDIKEAFAEEYAAFNKGIITEVVKQAHTQEEKSVTQKIDDILIHPLFGIPIFLFLMWGLFQLTFEVGSIPMEWLEAFFGWLGDTIGATIANEDIRSLIVDGVIAGVGAVVLFVPNIIILFIGIALLESTGYMSRVAFLLDGFFHKFGLHGQSFIPLVTGFGCSIPAYMSARILKNDRDRLLTLFIIGFMSCGAKLPVYVLFAGAFFSAEMAGNVLFAIYIGGAFLGLIAAKILKLTAFKGADEPFVMEMPKYRLPSVKLIWHTVLTKTMMYLKKAGTFIAAASMLIWFLSNYPHNLELEEEFATKIELASTQENKTKLRNEFAVLHLEQSYLGSVGKFSEPLFTPLGFDWKMSVALQTGLAAKEVVVSTLGVLYALGDEVDEESSTLVNAISKNISFASAVAFIVVVMIYLPCLAASIVFTREAGGIKYFFYLFTFTSIAAYSLAFVAYNIALMFS; translated from the coding sequence ATGAATGATACACAAGACAAAGCTTGCCCAGTCATAGCAAAGCACATAAAAGTAGCGCTTGTGGGCCAACCAAATGTTGGAAAAAGCATGCTTATCAACTCAGTATCAAATGCACATCTTCATGTGGGAAACTTCTCAGGTGTAACTGTAGATAAGACCGAGGTTTTGTTTGACTATAAAGGTTATCATTTTACGGTGGTTGATCTACCTGGAACTTATGCCTTTACGGACTACTCCATAGAAGAGAGAGTTACCCATAAGTATCTCTCTAGTGGTGGATATGACCTTATTATAAATGTAGTGGACTCTACAAACTTAGAGAAAAACCTACAACTTACCTCTGAGCTTATGAGCATGAACAAAGATATAGTCATTGCCTTAAATATGAGTGATGAGGCTAAAAAAGAGGGTATAGAGATAGATGCAGAGTATATGTCTGAGCTTCTTGGTATACCTTGTGTAAAAGTCTCCGCTGTTACAAAAGAGGGTATAGTGGAGCTTTTAGATGCAGTGGTAGAAGTTGGTTCAAAGGAGAGACAAGAGTCAAAGCTTATCTTTAGTGAAGCGGTTGAAGAAGAGATAGTAAAGATAGTTGAGTACTTGCAAAAACATAAGTATGAAGCACCAAATTCATATAGAAACATAGCTATAAATCTTTTGAAAAACAATAAAAAAACTTATGAGAGACTTCATGATGAGCCAATCTGGACGGAACTTCAACCCATCCTTATTGAGGCTACAAAACATATAGAGTTGCATCATGATAGTGATGATATTAAAGAGGCTTTTGCAGAAGAGTACGCTGCTTTTAACAAAGGTATCATCACAGAAGTTGTAAAACAAGCTCATACTCAAGAAGAAAAATCCGTTACTCAGAAAATAGATGATATCTTGATTCATCCACTCTTTGGCATCCCGATATTTCTTTTTCTTATGTGGGGACTTTTTCAGCTTACTTTTGAAGTAGGTTCTATCCCAATGGAGTGGTTAGAAGCCTTTTTTGGTTGGCTTGGCGACACTATAGGAGCTACTATTGCAAATGAAGATATCCGCTCACTTATAGTTGATGGTGTGATTGCTGGTGTTGGAGCTGTTGTTTTGTTTGTCCCAAATATTATTATACTTTTTATTGGGATTGCGCTCTTAGAGAGTACTGGCTATATGTCAAGAGTCGCTTTTTTACTTGATGGCTTTTTTCATAAATTTGGACTTCATGGGCAGTCTTTTATCCCACTTGTCACTGGTTTTGGATGCTCCATCCCCGCTTATATGAGTGCTAGAATACTAAAAAATGACAGGGATAGACTACTAACTCTTTTTATCATAGGTTTTATGAGTTGTGGGGCTAAACTTCCTGTTTATGTTCTTTTTGCAGGTGCTTTTTTCTCAGCTGAGATGGCTGGAAATGTTTTGTTTGCTATCTATATAGGCGGTGCTTTTCTTGGTCTAATTGCTGCAAAGATTTTAAAACTAACTGCGTTTAAAGGAGCTGACGAGCCTTTTGTTATGGAGATGCCAAAGTATAGACTTCCATCAGTAAAACTTATTTGGCATACAGTTTTAACAAAAACTATGATGTATCTAAAAAAAGCGGGTACTTTTATAGCAGCTGCATCTATGCTTATTTGGTTTTTGAGCAACTATCCGCACAACCTAGAGCTTGAAGAGGAGTTTGCAACCAAAATTGAGCTTGCATCTACACAAGAGAATAAGACTAAACTAAGAAATGAGTTTGCCGTTTTGCACTTAGAGCAGAGTTATTTGGGAAGTGTTGGAAAGTTTTCTGAGCCTCTCTTTACGCCACTTGGTTTTGACTGGAAAATGAGCGTCGCACTTCAAACCGGACTTGCAGCTAAAGAAGTAGTGGTCTCAACTCTAGGGGTTCTTTACGCTCTAGGCGATGAAGTAGATGAAGAGAGTAGCACCTTAGTAAATGCTATTAGTAAAAATATATCTTTTGCATCTGCTGTTGCTTTTATAGTAGTTGTTATGATATATCTTCCATGCTTGGCGGCATCTATAGTCTTTACTCGTGAGGCTGGCGGTATAAAGTACTTCTTTTACCTCTTTACTTTTACTTCAATCGCGGCTTATTCGCTAGCATTTGTAGCGTATAACATCGCTTTGATGTTTTCTTAG
- a CDS encoding DoxX family protein, with protein sequence MFQNIDVAKLIIRLSLGIMMLFHGVDKIRNGIGGVKHLVTTAGLPEFLAYGVYVGEVLMPLFIILGLYARVASVILGLTMVFAIFLAYGGAFLALTKHGAPAMELPFLYLVLSLGVFFLGSGRYALNSK encoded by the coding sequence ATGTTTCAAAATATAGATGTAGCAAAACTCATCATTAGGCTAAGCCTTGGTATCATGATGCTCTTTCATGGAGTAGATAAGATAAGAAATGGTATAGGCGGAGTTAAGCACCTAGTCACAACGGCAGGATTGCCTGAGTTTTTGGCGTATGGAGTCTATGTTGGCGAGGTTTTAATGCCTCTTTTTATCATTCTAGGGCTTTATGCAAGAGTTGCCTCAGTTATTTTAGGCTTAACTATGGTATTTGCCATATTTTTAGCTTATGGAGGAGCTTTCTTAGCCCTAACAAAACACGGTGCACCTGCGATGGAACTTCCATTTTTGTATCTTGTCTTATCTCTAGGTGTCTTTTTTCTAGGTTCTGGGAGATATGCTCTAAACTCTAAATAA
- the mltF gene encoding membrane-bound lytic murein transglycosylase MltF, with protein sequence MMSKLDRNIRALLTVAFALSFFVFGWLSHSAYEPGKRIQKPSTLDEIKKTKKLNVVLLNAPSTYYIGVEGPQGFEYDLLSAYAKHLGVTLNITTANTIKDAIRLSRLPHIHITSASLAKTKEREEKFNFGPSYFEVQEQVVCNRGMIIGGNFPRNVEELAGLRIKVGEETSYSETLRSLQADGYDINASFDAELSTEELLEMVASHEIDCTVADSNIYTLNQRYMPQIESAFIISGREQLAWVLAPNSKKLEADMYSWLNNFNQSGKLAQLKDHYYSYMLFFDYYDNTMFYKRVKSRLPKYKKYFKEYGEMYGIPWTLLAAQSYQESHWNPKAKSFTGVRGLMMLTLKTAKLLGVKNRLDPKQSIKGGTRHINQMLKNVPDEVKGEDRLKFALAAYNVGMGHIIDAQSLATKMGLNKNIWSDLKKVLPLLSQKKYYKTLKHGYARGSEPVRYVDSIYDYRDILQNINEEAKEIKEQKIDEEK encoded by the coding sequence ATGATGAGTAAATTAGATAGAAACATCAGAGCTTTGCTAACAGTTGCTTTTGCTTTGAGCTTTTTTGTTTTTGGTTGGCTTAGCCACTCTGCTTATGAGCCAGGGAAAAGGATACAAAAGCCATCTACTTTAGATGAGATTAAAAAAACTAAAAAATTAAATGTTGTTTTACTAAATGCACCATCAACCTATTATATAGGTGTAGAAGGCCCACAAGGCTTTGAGTATGACTTGCTTAGTGCTTATGCCAAGCATCTAGGAGTAACATTAAATATAACAACTGCAAACACTATCAAAGATGCCATCAGGCTCTCAAGACTACCTCATATTCATATAACTTCAGCATCACTTGCTAAAACAAAAGAGAGAGAAGAAAAGTTTAACTTTGGACCATCATACTTTGAAGTGCAAGAACAAGTTGTTTGTAATCGTGGGATGATTATCGGTGGAAATTTTCCACGAAATGTAGAAGAATTAGCAGGGCTTCGTATAAAAGTTGGAGAAGAAACAAGTTACAGCGAAACTTTGCGCTCACTTCAAGCGGATGGTTATGATATAAATGCCTCATTTGATGCTGAGTTATCAACTGAAGAACTTCTAGAGATGGTTGCATCACATGAGATAGACTGCACTGTGGCAGACTCAAACATATATACACTAAATCAAAGGTATATGCCACAGATTGAATCAGCTTTTATCATAAGTGGAAGAGAACAGTTGGCATGGGTTCTGGCCCCAAACTCTAAAAAACTTGAAGCTGATATGTACTCATGGCTTAACAACTTTAATCAAAGTGGTAAATTAGCTCAATTAAAAGATCACTACTATAGCTATATGCTTTTCTTTGACTACTACGATAACACAATGTTTTATAAACGGGTAAAATCAAGACTTCCTAAATACAAAAAATATTTTAAAGAGTATGGAGAGATGTATGGTATTCCTTGGACACTACTAGCTGCACAGTCTTATCAAGAGTCGCACTGGAATCCTAAAGCAAAGAGCTTTACGGGAGTTCGAGGTTTGATGATGTTAACGCTAAAAACAGCAAAGCTCTTAGGTGTAAAAAATCGTCTTGACCCCAAACAGAGTATAAAAGGTGGAACTAGGCATATCAACCAGATGCTAAAAAATGTTCCAGATGAAGTAAAGGGAGAGGACCGTTTAAAGTTTGCACTAGCTGCTTACAACGTAGGCATGGGGCACATTATAGACGCACAAAGTTTAGCTACAAAAATGGGACTTAATAAAAATATCTGGAGTGACTTGAAAAAGGTTTTACCGCTCTTATCTCAAAAAAAGTACTACAAAACTCTAAAACATGGTTACGCTAGAGGAAGTGAACCCGTTAGATATGTTGACTCTATCTATGATTATAGAGACATTTTACAAAATATAAATGAAGAAGCTAAAGAAATAAAAGAGCAAAAAATAGATGAGGAGAAGTAA